The genomic region CTGGGCCGCGGGGCCGTTGGCGTCGGCGAACTTCTTGGACACGATCTTGTCGAGGTCGTAGTCCGGGTAGTCGCAGGCGATCTTCTCGGCGTCGGCGTCACAGCCGGGGGTGTAGGCGGGGAGCTTCACCTTCTCGAGCTTGATCTCGTTGAGCAGCCACTGCGGCGAGTAGAAGTAGCCGATGACCCACTTCTTGTCCTTCTCCGCCTGGCGGAACGCCTGGATCAGCGCGGTCTCGCTGCCGCCGTAGACGACCTTGTAGTCGAGGTTCAGGTTCTTCACCAGAGCCTCGTCGTTGGTCACGAACGACGGGTCGCCGTCGAGCAGCTGGCCCTTCTCACCGGACTCGGACGTCTTGAACCTGTCCGCGTACTTGTTGAGGTTGTTCCAGTCGAGGATGTCGGGGTGCTCCTTGGCGAGCCACGGCGGCACGTACCAGCCGATCTGGCCCTGCACGCCCGTGGAGCCGGCGCTGACGGCGGTCTTCTGCTCGTCGATGTACTTCTTGCGCAGGTCGTCGTGGCCCCAGTTCTCGACGACGGCGTCGACCTCGCCGGTGCCGAAGCCCTGCCAGGCCACCTCTTCCTTGAGCTCCTTCTTGGTGACCTTGCACTTGAGGTCCTTCTCGGCCACGTACGCGAGCACGGCCGCGTTCGCCTCGTAACCGACCCACGGGTTGATCGCGAGGTTGAACGTGCCGCAGTCACCGGCCGCACCCGACGAGGTGTCACCGACCTTCGCGCCACCGCAACCGGCGACCGCGAGTGCTCCTGCGAGCACCACGCCCAGCACGCTGTGCCTTGCCACTTCCCACGACCCTTCTAGTTGGTCCACCGCTTGGCGGCCGCCTGGGTGAGGCGGTCGAGCATCACGCCCAGCACGACGATCGCGACACCGGCCGCGAGCCCCTTGCCGTAGAGCTGGCCCTGCGAGAACCCGGCGACGACGTCGTAGCCGAGCGCACCGGCGCCGACGAGCCCGCCGACGACGACCATCGAGAGCACGTAGATCAGCCCCTGGTTGGCGGCGAGCGTCAACGCCCCGCGCGCCATCGGCAGCTGCACCTTCACGATCGTCTGCCACGAGCCGGCCCCCAGCGCCGTGGACGCTTCGACCGTCGCGGGCGACACCGCCCTGATGCCGTCGGCGATGATCTTGATGGCGACCGGGGCCGCGAACACCACGGCCGCGATGATCGCCGTGAACCGCGAGGCGGCGAACAGGGCCAGGAACGGCACCAGGTACACGAACGCCGG from Lentzea guizhouensis harbors:
- a CDS encoding ABC transporter substrate-binding protein; translation: MARHSVLGVVLAGALAVAGCGGAKVGDTSSGAAGDCGTFNLAINPWVGYEANAAVLAYVAEKDLKCKVTKKELKEEVAWQGFGTGEVDAVVENWGHDDLRKKYIDEQKTAVSAGSTGVQGQIGWYVPPWLAKEHPDILDWNNLNKYADRFKTSESGEKGQLLDGDPSFVTNDEALVKNLNLDYKVVYGGSETALIQAFRQAEKDKKWVIGYFYSPQWLLNEIKLEKVKLPAYTPGCDADAEKIACDYPDYDLDKIVSKKFADANGPAAQLVKNFKWTNEDQNTVAKYIAEDKMKPDDAAKKWVEANAGKVKAWLPKA